A region of Oryctolagus cuniculus chromosome 3, mOryCun1.1, whole genome shotgun sequence DNA encodes the following proteins:
- the GPR22 gene encoding G-protein coupled receptor 22, with protein MCFSPTLEINMQSESNITVRDDIDDINTNMYQPLSYPLSFQVSLTGFLMLEIVLGLGSNLTVLVLYCMKSNLINSVSNIITMNLHVLDVIICVGCIPLTIVILLLSLESNTALICCFHEACVSFASVSTAINVFAITLDRYDISVKPANRILTMGRAVMLMISIWIFSFFSFLIPFIEVNFFSLQSGNTWANKTLLCVSTNEYYTELGMYYHLLVQIPIFFFTVIVMLITYTKILQALNIRIGTRFSTGQKKKTRKKKTISLTTQHETTDMSQSSGGRNVVFGVRTSVSVIIALRRAVKRHRERRERQKRVFKMSLLIISTFLLCWTPISVLNTTILCVGPSDLLVKLRLCFLVMAYGTTIFHPLLYAFTRQKFQKVLKSKMKKRVVSIVEADPMPNNAVIHNSWIDPKRNKKFTFEDSEIREKCLVPQVVTD; from the coding sequence ATGTGTTTTTCTCCCACTCTGGAAATCAACATGCAGTCTGAATCTAACATTACAGTGCGAGATGACATTGATGACATCAACACCAATATGTACCAACCACTATCATATCCATTAAGCTTTCAAGTGTCTCTTACCGGATTTCTTATGTTAGAAATTGTTTTGGGACTTGGCAGCAATCTCACCGTACTGGTACTTTACTGCATGAAATCCAACTTAATCAACTCTGTCAGTAACATTATTACAATGAATCTTCATGTACTTGATGTAATAATTTGTGTGGGATGTATTCCTCTAACTATAGTTATCCTTCTGCTTTCACTGGAGAGTAACActgctctcatctgctgtttccatgAGGCCTGTGTATCTTTTGCAAGTGTCTCAACAGCAATCAACGTTTTTGCCATCACTTTGGACAGATATGACATTTCTGTAAAACCTGCAAACCGAATTCTGACCATGGGCAGAGCTGTAATGTTGATGATATCAatttggatattttcttttttctctttcctgattCCCTTTATTGAGGTAAATTTTTTTAGTCTTCAAAGTGGAAATACATGGGCCAACAAGACACTTCTGTGTGTCAGCACGAATGAATACTACACTGAACTGGGAATGTATTATCATCTACTAGTACAGATCCCAATATTCTTCTTCACTGTTATAGTAATGTTAATCACATATACCAAAATTCTTCAGGCTCTTAACATTCGAATAGGCACAAGATTTTCTACAGGacagaagaagaaaacaagaaagaaaaaaacaatttctttaaCCACACAACATGAGACTACAGACATGTCACAAAGCAGCGGTGGGAGAAATGTAGTCTTTGGTGTAAGAACTTCAGTTTCTGTAATAATTGCCCTTCGGCGAGCTGTGAAACGACACCGTGAAAGAAGAGAGAGGCAAAAAAGAGTCTTCAAAATGTCTTTATTGATTATTTCTACATTTCTTCTCTGCTGGACAccaatttctgttttaaataccACCATTTTATGTGTAGGCCCAAGTGACCTTTTAGTAAAATTAAGATTGTGTTTTCTAGTCATGGCTTATGGGACAACCATATTTCACCCTCTATTATATGCGTTCACTAGACAAAAATTTCAAAAGGTcttgaaaagtaaaatgaaaaagcgAGTTGTTTCCATAGTGGAAGCTGATCCCATGCCTAATAATGCTGTCATACACAACTCTTGGATCGATcctaaaagaaacaagaaatttaCCTTTGAAGATAGTGAAATAAGAGAGAAATGTTTGGTACCTCAGGTTGTTACAGACTAG